A segment of the Candidatus Pelagisphaera phototrophica genome:
CTAAACACGGGGAGCAAACACCAGCTATCAGCGACCCACTACTAGACGGCACCAAAACAAAACAGGAAACCCTAACTGGCGCCCCTTGAAATGAACATTTCCTAACATTAAAATTTGAATACAAAACTTAAATCTCCAGTGCCCGAAGGCACCGAAGCCTGAAGTTATTTTCTTCCTTTAACGCGATTGAAGCGTAGCTACAATCCCGCCTCGGGTCTTTTGATTTCCATATAGACCATGGCACCAAAGGCCAACACAGCCATAATTTCGAATACTATTAATGCAGTCGTTTAGTTTCTCCTCCTTTAACTTTTTCTACGTCGAGAGAACGGCGAAACTAGAGATCCAGTTGTGCCATTTGACCGAAAATCCGATTTTCGATTTACTCGCTTGTCGCTCGTCCCGCTTACGTGATATCTGAGTATTTACACTCCGCTAAAGTCCTCTATGAAAATATTCTCAGCCACACTTTTCTTCCTTTTACTTCTTATCCAACCTTTCGCGGCCCCGTCGACACTCATTCGACTGGAGGAACGCGACTTCGGAGAGCTCGATGATGGGTCAACCGTCCGGCAGTTTCTTCTTCGCAATGCAAATGGGATGACAGTGGGGGTTATATCTTACGGAGCGATCATAACCGAAATACAAGCACCTGACCGGACGGGAAGCGTTCGCAATGTCGTAGCCGGTTCCCAGTCTTTAGATGACTATCTCGGCCCGTTTCCCGCCGCAGCTGTCATTGGACGTTTTGCCAATCGAATCAAAGACGGACGGTTTAAAATTGATGGCCAAGACTACCAAGTCACCCAAAACGCTCGAGCCAACCATATTCACGGTGGTGCAAAGGGTTTCGCCAAAGTCAATTGGAACGCAGAAGCCTTGCCGGTCTCGAAAACGGAAGCCGGCGTGGTCTTCTCATATTTCAGCAAAGATGGTGAGGAAGGTTACCCGGGCAACCTCACCGCGACCGTGACCTACACGCTCAACGACCAAAACGAGCTATCGCTCGCTTACACCGCTAAAACGGACAAACCGACGATTGTAAATTTGACCAATCACGCCTACTTCAATCTGTCCAACGGAGGGGGCTTTGAAGATCACATCCTTTGGCTCAATGCCCATCAATACACCCTCGCCGATTCCGATCTGCTTCCGACCGGCGAACTAGCTACAGTGTCTGGATCTCCCTTTGACTTTACCGTTCCACAAACGATTGGCTGGCGGCTCGATCAGATTGGAGAACCTCACCCCTACAAGTACGACGACAACTTCGTCATCAAAGCCGGCAGAAACCAATTAGTCGTGGCCGCCCGTGTTCACGAGCCGGAGAGCGGACGACTCATGGAAGTGAGAACCGACCAGCCTGGCGTTCAGCTCTACACGGGAAACAAGCATGGCTTTTGCCTCGAGACCCAGCATTATCCGGATTCAATCAATCACCCGCAGTTCCCCTCTCCTATAGTCAGACCCAGCAAACCGTTTAAGAGCACCACCCAGTTCGTATTCTCAATTCAATAGTCTGATCTCAGCCGCTTTTCTCCCGATCAATTTTCCACCCTTTGAATCCTAAATTTATGAACTCCTCTTCCCGCCAAACAAAACGTGCGTTTGTCACAGGTGGAACCAGCGGCATCGGCCTTGCAATCGCTCATGGGTTTTCAGAATCTGGATACGAAGTAGTCGCGGCAGGGATCGGTGACCTTCCTGAGCCGACAGACGGAATCGATTTTAGAGCCTTGGATGTCCGGGACGAGACATCTGTCACCAAGGCCTTTGCGGGCCTGGATCGACTCGACGTTCTGGTGAATGCCGCTGGGGTAATCCGCCGCCAAGAGGAGCTTCAGCCGAAGATTTTCGACTCAGTCGTCGATATCAATCTAAACGGCACTATGCGTGCGTGCATCGCTGCTCGCTCTCTCCTCGCGCAATCAGGTGGATCCATCATCAACACCGCTTCGATGCTGAGCTACTTCGGCGGGGGTATAGTACCCGCTTATTCCACATCCAAGGGGGGCGTGGTGCAGCTCACCAAGTCCCTCGCGATCGCCTTTGCGGGCGACGGGATTCGCGTCAATGCAATTGCTCCTGGCTGGATCGAATCTCCGATGACCCAATCGCTCCGCGACGACCCAAACCGAAACCAGGCAATCATTGACCGCACACCCCTCAAACGCTGGGGCGATCCCTCTGAACTGGTCGGGCCCGCTCTTTTCCTTGCTAGCGCATCGGCTTCCTTTATCACCGGAACTGTTCTCAACGTCGACGGCGGATATGCCGCGATGTAATTTATATTGAATTACCGAAACAGCAAATCCATCGCAAAATGCCGCTTTCCGAATCTGATCCAAACCCATGTGTCCCGTACCAGCACCCCATGCCGCCTGATGCTCAATCTGACATCGTTGTTCCCAACGCCATTCCGGATGACGAGGGAGCCTGGGTACCACAAGCCGAGGGTGTCTTTTTCCGGCCCCTTTGTCTCAACATATCCCAAGGGTATTGGATGAACATGCTCAGAGTGACGAGAGCCGGAATCCTGTCCCGCCACCGGCATCCCAATGCCGTGCACGGCTATGTGATCAAAGGACGCTGGCACTACCTTGAACATGACTGGGTAGCCACTGAGGGCAGCTACGTTTACGAACCACCGGGTGAAACGCACACCCTCGTGGTACCCGACGATGTGGAGGAAATGATCACCTACTTTCAAGTAAATGGAGTCATGTACTACGTCGACCCCTACGGCAAACACCTTGGATACGAAGACGTTTTTACCAAGATCGACATGTGTCGCAAACACTATACCAAAGTCGGCCTAGGATCAGACTACGTAAACCAGTTTATCCGGTAAGGGAATCTTTTAACACGATTCGGCGAAATAAGGTAGCGGGCGATCTCCGAGAGCCCACAAAATATACCAATCTATGGGTGCTCGGAGATCGCCAGCTACCTTTCAACAATCCCAAATCACTTTTCCCCAACATACTGTCACTTACGAAAGGTAGATCCTTGAGCATCTTTTTGCCGGCTTCGTTTTCCATGAGATCCACATCGGTAACGATGCGTCCTATGTAGGTCAGGAAGCCTACTTTCACTTCGAATTCGTATCGGTATTGAGACCCGTGACTATTCAAGCCTGACAAGGAAAAATCGTAAATCTCGTAGACACCCGGTATCAGAGAAAAGGAGAAAAGACCCTTCTTGGGCACAAGTTTCTCGGGTTTTCCCAACCCGTCCTTCCAGCGAATGTCATTCGTAACTTTGGGTTTCGATTTCCCCAGATCACACGCCAACAAAGCCGTTATTGCAAACAGTATGCCATTCGACCTCAGATCCAGCCAAGCCACTTTATTGGGGACCATCTTTTTCGCCAGACCGTTCCTGCAGGAAAATGCAAAAGCCAGAATGAAAATGAGGCACAATGAGCGTTTGTCTCTCAGTGATCCTTGAGAGCACACAAGCCTATACACGGGGATGTAATTGATCCATCCTTACTTATTGAAAGCGCCCCCTCATGAGGTTTTTCACGGGTATTTAAATCTTCCAGGAACACAACAAACCCCAGTGCAGCACTAGGACTGCAACTGGGGTGCTGAAAAAGCTACTTGGTAGTTTAGACTATCACGCTAGAGCCTAGCGACGCAGTCAAGAGAGGTCAAAGCGATCGAGATTCATCACCTTTTCCCACGCGTCAACAAAGTCCTGCACGAATGACGCCTTCGCGTCATCACAGGCATAAACTTCTGATAAGGCACGAAGCTGGGAGTTCGATCCAAAGACAAGATCAACCGCCGTTCCTGACCATTTGAGTTCTCCCGTGTTAAGATCTTTTCCTTCGAAGAAGTGCTCGCAACGGGGAGACTTCTTCCATTCCAGGTTCATATCGAGCAGGTTGACAAAAAAGTCATTCGAAAGCGAACCGGGCTCCTTAGTGAAAACTCCCAACGGGCTTTGTCCTGTATTCGCATTCAAAACACGCAATCCACCAACGAGCACCGTCATTTCGGGAGCGGTCAGCGTCAACAGATGGGCCCTGTCCAGCAACAGCTCTTCAGTTGACCGATCTTCATCTCCTTTGGCGTGATTCCGGAATCCGTCTGCCTTCGGTTCGAGCACCGCAAAGGATTCGACGTCGGTCATTTCCTGTGACGCGTCCGTCCGTCCTGGCGAGAAGGATACACTTGCCTCGTGCCCCGCTTTTTTGGCCGCTTCTTCGACCGCCGCGCAGCCTCCGAGAACGATCACATCCGCAAGCGACACCTTTTTTCCACCTGAGGCAGAGTTATTGAAGTCGGTCTGAACCTGCTCCAGTTTTTGCAGCACTCTGGCCAAATCTTCCGGGCTATTCACTTCCCATTCCTTTTGCGGTGCAAGGCGGATACGAGCTCCGTTAGCTCCCCCGCGTTTGTCCGTACCGCGAAAGGTCGAAGCTGACGCCCAAGCGGTCGTGACCAACTGAGGGATAGTCAATCCGGATGCCAGGATCTTGCCTTTGAGAGCAGCCACATCGGCGGCGTCAATCAACGGACGATCCACTTCCGGAACCGGGTCCTGCCAGAGGAGGGGTTCGTGGGGAACCATTGAGCCCAGACAACGGGAACGCGGTCCCATGTCGCGGTGGGTGAGCTTGTACCACGCTTTGGAAAAAGCTTCCGCAAACTGGTCGGGATTCTCGTGGAAGCGCCGTGAGATTTTTTCATATTCCGGGTCCACGCGAAGAGCGAGGTCCGTCGTGAACATGATGGGAGCGTGTCGCTTTGACGGATCGTGAGCATCCGGCACGGTGCCATCAGCAGCCGCATCCTTTGGAATCCACTGAGTCGCGCCCGCGGGGCTTTTGGTCTTCTCCCATTCGTAACCAAACAGGTTGTCAAAATATTCGTTATCCCATTTTATTGGATTGGTCGTCCATGCACCTTCCAGTCCACTGCTGATCGTATACTCCGCGTTGCCCGTGCCAAAACTGTTCTTCCATCCGAGCCCTTGCTCTTCAAGGCTGGCTCCTTCAGGCTCGGCACCGACGTACTGGTTTGGGTCGCCCGCGCCGTGCGCTTTACCAAAGGTGTGTCCCCCCGCAATAAGAGCGACCGTCTCCTCATCGCCCATCGCCATCCGGCCAAAGGTCTCGCGAATGTCCCTTGCCGCCGCCAGCGAGTCTGGATCTCCATTGGGGCCCTCAGGATTTACATAAATGAGACCCATCTGA
Coding sequences within it:
- a CDS encoding aldose epimerase family protein, which translates into the protein MKIFSATLFFLLLLIQPFAAPSTLIRLEERDFGELDDGSTVRQFLLRNANGMTVGVISYGAIITEIQAPDRTGSVRNVVAGSQSLDDYLGPFPAAAVIGRFANRIKDGRFKIDGQDYQVTQNARANHIHGGAKGFAKVNWNAEALPVSKTEAGVVFSYFSKDGEEGYPGNLTATVTYTLNDQNELSLAYTAKTDKPTIVNLTNHAYFNLSNGGGFEDHILWLNAHQYTLADSDLLPTGELATVSGSPFDFTVPQTIGWRLDQIGEPHPYKYDDNFVIKAGRNQLVVAARVHEPESGRLMEVRTDQPGVQLYTGNKHGFCLETQHYPDSINHPQFPSPIVRPSKPFKSTTQFVFSIQ
- a CDS encoding SDR family NAD(P)-dependent oxidoreductase, translating into MNSSSRQTKRAFVTGGTSGIGLAIAHGFSESGYEVVAAGIGDLPEPTDGIDFRALDVRDETSVTKAFAGLDRLDVLVNAAGVIRRQEELQPKIFDSVVDINLNGTMRACIAARSLLAQSGGSIINTASMLSYFGGGIVPAYSTSKGGVVQLTKSLAIAFAGDGIRVNAIAPGWIESPMTQSLRDDPNRNQAIIDRTPLKRWGDPSELVGPALFLASASASFITGTVLNVDGGYAAM
- a CDS encoding 2,4'-dihydroxyacetophenone dioxygenase family protein, producing the protein MPLSESDPNPCVPYQHPMPPDAQSDIVVPNAIPDDEGAWVPQAEGVFFRPLCLNISQGYWMNMLRVTRAGILSRHRHPNAVHGYVIKGRWHYLEHDWVATEGSYVYEPPGETHTLVVPDDVEEMITYFQVNGVMYYVDPYGKHLGYEDVFTKIDMCRKHYTKVGLGSDYVNQFIR
- the katG gene encoding catalase/peroxidase HPI, which encodes MSTDQDMNSISKCPVMGGAASRHTAAGSKSNRDWWPNQLNLQILHQNSPMSDPMGEDFNYAQEFSKIDLDELKKDIEEVMTTSQDWWPADYGHYGPLFVRMAWHSAGTYRIGDGRGGASAGTLRFAPLNSWPDNVNLDKARRLLWPIKQKYGRKLSWADLMVFTGTCAIESMGLKSYGFAGGREDVWEPEIDVYWGVESEWLGDERYTGDRELENPLGAVQMGLIYVNPEGPNGDPDSLAAARDIRETFGRMAMGDEETVALIAGGHTFGKAHGAGDPNQYVGAEPEGASLEEQGLGWKNSFGTGNAEYTISSGLEGAWTTNPIKWDNEYFDNLFGYEWEKTKSPAGATQWIPKDAAADGTVPDAHDPSKRHAPIMFTTDLALRVDPEYEKISRRFHENPDQFAEAFSKAWYKLTHRDMGPRSRCLGSMVPHEPLLWQDPVPEVDRPLIDAADVAALKGKILASGLTIPQLVTTAWASASTFRGTDKRGGANGARIRLAPQKEWEVNSPEDLARVLQKLEQVQTDFNNSASGGKKVSLADVIVLGGCAAVEEAAKKAGHEASVSFSPGRTDASQEMTDVESFAVLEPKADGFRNHAKGDEDRSTEELLLDRAHLLTLTAPEMTVLVGGLRVLNANTGQSPLGVFTKEPGSLSNDFFVNLLDMNLEWKKSPRCEHFFEGKDLNTGELKWSGTAVDLVFGSNSQLRALSEVYACDDAKASFVQDFVDAWEKVMNLDRFDLS